TTTGCGGCGACGGCCTCCGAGACCGGTGGTTCAACGGGCAGCAGCTCGAGGCTCCGCCGCGCGGCCATCTCTGCTGCCACGCCGCAGCAGCTGGAAGAGGCGCGACCGCACGGTGCCACTTCGCGCATCAAACGCTTCAGGGACTGCACTTACGACACGCTGCTGGCCATGCTAGGCGTCACCGTGGCCATCCTGGTGATGGGCCTGTTCGCGATCAAGTTGCACCACCGAACGCTCGGCCGGGCGCTCATTTGCACGGGCTTCGCGATCGAGACCGTCGTCTGGGTCATATTCCTCTGCACGCTTGCCGAGAGGCCTCGCGCGCTGCTTGCCTCCCTCTTCGCACCGCCGCCGTGCAACGACGACGCGTCGAAGGCTCTCGCCGAGCGGCGCGCCCGTCCGGACGTGCGGCCGCCGGTAGCCGCTAGCGGAAAATTGAGCCTTCCGGTGTAGCAGCGCTTCGTACGTCGGTTGGACTAAAGTATAGCGCACTTCGGCGCAAACCGTTCGTGGGAGACGCACGAGATCTACTGTATTATGTTCGTTATATCGGATTCACATGTCCAGTTGAGTACATGTGTGCCAGCTCACATTGTGTGTACCTAACCACGATCGCTGACTGGCAAGTGGTATATCTTGGTTCCGAAATCAAAAGTTCCTAAGGTATGATAACGGTAAAGTATCTTCTGTACACTATATGGACTCTATGTGCAATCCGTTGTGCGCGACCTCACGATCACACTGGCGGCTGCTTGTTGTgagcggacagacagacagaagaaCTTTAATTTTGTGAGCGGATGCTGCCAATGCGTGTCCACGTTCGTTGTAGGAAGAACAACACTCCTCCATAAAAGTCAATGGGCTAAAGATGCACAACAGTACCACCTTCTGTGACCAACGATGAAATTCGTACGTCAGCAA
The Amblyomma americanum isolate KBUSLIRL-KWMA chromosome 3, ASM5285725v1, whole genome shotgun sequence genome window above contains:
- the LOC144123557 gene encoding uncharacterized protein LOC144123557, whose translation is MAADKTPAARAVCNGGGAAFATRFAATASETGGSTGSSSRLRRAAISAATPQQLEEARPHGATSRIKRFRDCTYDTLLAMLGVTVAILVMGLFAIKLHHRTLGRALICTGFAIETVVWVIFLCTLAERPRALLASLFAPPPCNDDASKALAERRARPDVRPPVAASGKLSLPV